One part of the Streptomyces sp. NBC_00286 genome encodes these proteins:
- a CDS encoding RICIN domain-containing protein translates to MDRGDESDEYDTEADGGAQIPQHPMPPEQEELSSVSDERLTDLLRADARTARPAWRELRSRHRPAVLSYARLCTVDESAAHRITATAFTLAARETARGIEPPTPWRHQLLLLACRVAAEWSADERGARLDPGLLVALREADAGAEGPVPPMLAAFLTLPARVQGLVWYGVVDGESEADTARFLGVAPEDVAYGMQGAFHDLCQSVLTTRLAGSDDPDCQDFHRLIEEAVRPERPRRSADLDAHMGGCPHCATGYEELAALRDTPRAALAEGLLPWGGAAYAMSGGAVDEARQEVRTAAGQGERSAARWSWSAWWPSRRVAIVSAALGVALAPLLVYALTQGDSGSQESAGAVDTPTRPPSATVTSTFSPPPTLSATAQSPSPEPTKPTRSASPSPKPTPTPTPTTTPTRSKPPAPGPPDGTFAQVVNVDSGQCLDVEGGDFDLGTDVIAADCSASRSQRWRVDADTGAIQSFADPDFCLDSRGSVDDGLGIWTCESLDSDNGENLRFAVDGTGVIRPVIAPDHAVTPAGGEDLDIEPEDGDDDQRWRAGAGIA, encoded by the coding sequence ATGGATCGGGGCGACGAGTCCGACGAGTACGACACCGAGGCCGACGGCGGCGCGCAGATCCCCCAGCACCCGATGCCGCCGGAGCAGGAGGAACTCTCTTCGGTGTCCGACGAGCGGCTGACCGATCTGCTGCGCGCCGACGCCCGGACCGCGCGCCCCGCCTGGCGCGAGCTGCGCAGCCGCCACCGGCCCGCGGTTCTCTCGTACGCCCGACTGTGCACCGTCGACGAGTCGGCGGCCCATCGGATCACGGCGACGGCCTTCACCCTCGCGGCCCGGGAGACGGCGCGCGGTATCGAGCCGCCCACCCCGTGGCGGCATCAACTCCTGCTGCTGGCCTGCCGGGTGGCCGCCGAGTGGTCCGCCGACGAACGTGGCGCCCGCCTCGACCCTGGTCTGCTCGTCGCACTGCGTGAGGCGGATGCGGGCGCCGAAGGGCCCGTCCCGCCGATGCTCGCCGCGTTTCTGACGTTGCCCGCGCGGGTGCAGGGGCTGGTCTGGTACGGCGTCGTGGACGGGGAGTCCGAGGCCGACACCGCCCGTTTTCTGGGCGTTGCGCCCGAGGACGTGGCGTACGGCATGCAAGGCGCGTTCCATGACCTGTGCCAGTCCGTGCTCACCACGCGCCTCGCCGGTTCCGACGATCCGGACTGCCAGGATTTTCATCGCCTGATCGAGGAGGCGGTACGCCCCGAGCGCCCTCGCCGCAGCGCGGATCTGGACGCCCATATGGGCGGCTGCCCGCACTGTGCCACCGGGTACGAGGAGCTGGCGGCCCTGCGCGACACTCCGCGTGCGGCTCTGGCCGAGGGGCTGCTGCCCTGGGGCGGCGCGGCCTACGCCATGAGCGGCGGGGCGGTCGACGAGGCGCGGCAGGAAGTGCGTACGGCGGCGGGGCAGGGCGAGCGTTCGGCGGCCCGGTGGAGTTGGTCGGCTTGGTGGCCGTCCCGCCGCGTCGCGATCGTATCGGCCGCGCTCGGTGTCGCGCTCGCACCGCTGCTGGTCTATGCGCTGACGCAGGGCGACTCGGGATCGCAGGAGTCGGCCGGCGCCGTGGACACGCCGACGCGGCCGCCCTCGGCGACGGTGACCTCGACGTTCTCCCCGCCGCCGACCCTGTCCGCCACGGCCCAGTCGCCGTCCCCCGAGCCGACGAAGCCGACGCGCTCGGCGTCACCGAGCCCGAAACCGACGCCCACTCCCACGCCGACCACGACGCCGACCCGTTCGAAGCCCCCGGCGCCCGGGCCGCCGGACGGCACCTTCGCCCAGGTGGTGAACGTCGACTCGGGCCAGTGCCTGGACGTCGAGGGGGGCGACTTCGACCTCGGTACGGACGTCATCGCGGCCGACTGCTCCGCGTCGCGCTCCCAGCGCTGGCGGGTCGACGCCGACACGGGCGCCATCCAGTCGTTCGCCGACCCGGACTTCTGCCTGGACAGCAGGGGCTCCGTCGACGACGGGCTCGGCATCTGGACCTGCGAATCCCTCGACAGCGACAACGGCGAAAACCTTCGGTTCGCCGTGGACGGCACGGGTGTCATCCGCCCGGTCATCGCCCCCGACCACGCCGTGACCCCGGCCGGCGGCGAGGACCTGGACATCGAACCGGAAGACGGAGACGACGACCAGCGCTGGAGGGCGGGGGCCGGGATCGCCTGA